CGCCGATGATGAGCGCGATGAAGATGTAGAAGGTGATGATCGGCAAGAACAGGGCAGGATTGACCAGCGCCTGACTGCCCTGCCAGAGGATCCCTCCTAAGCCCATCAGTGCACAGCCGAGCATGAACGTCTTAATTTTGAAACGATTCGTGTTCTTCCCCAGCGAACTCGCCACGAGTTCGTCTTCGCGAATGGCCTTGAGGACTCTGCCGAACGGCGAGTTACCGACGCGCGTGAGCAGGAGGTAGAAGAGGCCGACGAAGACCACGAGCACGATCGTGTAGGTCCAGTCGACGACGACCGGCTCGCCGAGTCCCAGAGTGCCGAAAAAGCCGAAGACGCCCTCGCCGAGGGCTGTCTTGCCGGCGGCGGGACTCGATGGAGTAGTGTAATACAGCGCCATCACGGGGTTGGTCGGCGTCTGGATGCCCTGCGAGGCACCGGTGCCCATCTCCAGACCGCCGATCGAGAAGGTCTGGAAGGTGGTGGAGTTGTACGTCAGTCGGATGATCTCGGAGAGGCCGAGCGTGACGATGGCCAGATAATCGGCCTTGAGCCGGAGTGCGGGCAGCGCCGCGAGCGCGCCGACCAGTGCCGAGGCGACCATCCCGCCGATGACGCCCGCCCAGAGCGGGAGACCGAGTCCGGGCACACCGCCGGCGGCGGGGCTGACGGGCGCGGTGAGCATCGCCATCGTGTAGACACCGACGGCCATGAACCCCGCGACGCCGATGTTGAGCAGACCCGCGTAGCCCCACTGGAGATTCAGAGCGAGCGCGAGCAGCGCGTAGACGGCCGCGAAGAAGGTGACGCGCTGGAGAGTACTCGCAAGCCCCGCGATATCGAGTCCGAGCGCCATGCCCAACACCGTGAAGCCGACGTACAGCCCGAACAGCACGCCGAGGATCAGGACGGCGTCGTTGTCGGGCAGGCGGGCCGCGAACCGCTCGGTGGCGCTACTCATCGGCCAGCAACCCCCCTAGTTTCCACGGCCGGCCACGGGACACGTGACGGGCGTTCATGCGGTCGTCACCCCGCCGAACAGCCCCGACGGCTTGACCAAGAGCATGAAGATCATCACGAGGAAGGCCGCGACGGTGGTGAAATCGGAGGGGATCCAGACCAATGAGACAGTGCTCGCGAGCCCGATGAGCAACCCGCCGAACATCGCGCCGTAGACCGAACCGATCCCACCGAGGATGACCGCCGCGAAGATGAGGAGGAGGAGCACCCAGCCGAAGTCGAAGGCGATAGTCCCCGTTTCGAGCGTGATGAGATAGCCCGCCGCGCCGGTGAGGCCGCCGCCGATGACCCACGTGGCGCGGACGACGCGTTCTGTGGGGATGCCGGTGACGCGCGCGAGGTCGCGGTTGTCGGCCATCGCGCGCATCGCCGTCCCGAGTTTCGTGTACTGGAGGACGACGTGGACCCCGATCAGGAGTCCGATCGCACAGACCGCGAGCGTCGCCTCGTGGGCGTTGATCTGGATGCCGACGCCCGGAACGGTGACGCTTGGAAGCGACCCGCCGGTGATTCCCGGCCTGCTCGTGCCGAAGACGAACGCGATGAGGTAGCGGAGCGCGAGCGCGACGCCGACGCTGGCGATGAGCAACGAGATGCCATCCTGGTCGCGCATCGGCCGATAGACGATGCGGTCGACGAGCAAGGTGAGAAGGATCGTGAAGACTACCGCGACGACGAGACCTACGACGACCGCCAGCGGCGTCGAGACGACGCTCACGCCGACCGTGCCGGCATCCGCGTTTCCGCTGACGCCGAGCAGGAGGAGGTCGCCCACCGAGAGCGTCCCGAAGCCCGCGATGACGTAGGTGGTCGCCCAGCCGGCGAACGCCCCACTGGAGATGTAATCGCCGTGTGCGAAGTTCGCGAAGCCGAGAATGGCGTAGGTCATCGAGAGACCTACCCCCGCGAGCCCGATTACGAGGCCGAGGATGAGGCCGTCCTTGAGGAAGATGGCCAGACTGAGCACCGACAGCGATCCCTCTACTATCTTCGAGACCAGATCGACCGCCAGCAGGGCGCAGACCACCACGACGAGAAGCGTGAGGGGTTGTTCGGCGACGAGACTCCGGCCACGAGAGTAGGTTTCAGCAATACCCATGATATGAGTCCACATGAATCGGTGGGGGAGACGATAATAAGTGTTGCTCCCCTCGTCGGCCGAATCGGGACCCGCGGAGGGAAAGGGATTTGCCGGCGGCCGGAGGAGTGCGGGCAATGATACGAACCCTCGACGACCTCGACTGCGAGGGCGTCGCCGTCGGGGTGCGCATCGACATAAACAGCCCCCTTTCGGAATCGGGATTGGCCGACGACGCCCGCCTGCGCGCCCACGTCGAGACGCTCTCGGAACTGCTCGAACGCGGCGGGCGCGTGGCGCTACTCGCCCATCAGGGCCGTCCCGGCGACGACGACTTCTCGACGCTTTCGGCCCACGCCGACCGCCTCGACGAACTCCTCTCCGCTCCCGTCGACTACTGCGACGCCACCTTCTCGACGGCTGCCAGAGAGCGTGTCGCGGAACTCGCGGCTGGCGAGGCCGTGCTGCTCGAAAACACCCGCTTCTACGCCGAGGAGTACATGGAGTTCGACCCCGAGCGCGCGGCCGACACCCATCTCGTCCGTGGTCTCGAACCCGCACTCGACGTCTACGTCAACGACGCCTTCGCCGCCGCCCATCGCTCACAGCCCTCGCTCGTCGGCTTTCCACAGCGACTGCCGGGCTACGCCGGCCGGGTGATGGAGCGCGAACTCGACGTCTTGGGAGCTATCGAAGACACGCCCCGGCCCCGCGTCTACCTGCTAGGGGGTGCGAAGGTCGGTGACTCGATCGGCGTCGCGCGCAGCGTCATCGAACGCGACCTCGCCGACGTGGTGTTGACGGCGGGACTGGTTGGGAACGTCTGTCTGCTCGCGAGCGGCGCGGAACTGGGCACTGCGAGCGCCGAGTTCGTCTACGACCAGGGCTACTGGGACGAGATCGACCGCGCTGGCGAACTGCTCGATACAGCCGACGAACTCCGCGTTCCGAAGGACGTCGCCATCGAACGCGACGGCGAGCGCCACGAGATCCCGGTGAGTGACCTGCCCCAGGAGACCGAATCGCCGGCGATGGACGTCGGGAGCGAGACCATCGAGAGCTACGCCGACGTCATCGACTCCGCCGGCACGGTCATCCTGAACGGGCCAGCGGGTGTCTTCGAAGAGGAGATCTTCGCCCGCGGGACACACGACCTCTACTCGACGGCCAGCGAGGCCGCATACAGCATCGTC
This region of Halococcus sediminicola genomic DNA includes:
- a CDS encoding branched-chain amino acid ABC transporter permease yields the protein MSSATERFAARLPDNDAVLILGVLFGLYVGFTVLGMALGLDIAGLASTLQRVTFFAAVYALLALALNLQWGYAGLLNIGVAGFMAVGVYTMAMLTAPVSPAAGGVPGLGLPLWAGVIGGMVASALVGALAALPALRLKADYLAIVTLGLSEIIRLTYNSTTFQTFSIGGLEMGTGASQGIQTPTNPVMALYYTTPSSPAAGKTALGEGVFGFFGTLGLGEPVVVDWTYTIVLVVFVGLFYLLLTRVGNSPFGRVLKAIREDELVASSLGKNTNRFKIKTFMLGCALMGLGGILWQGSQALVNPALFLPIITFYIFIALIIGGSGSNTGSVIGGALFAGLLFEGPTFVRRLVQQTVDLGSAPNTITDALAALGSLDFGPLLAYTLADIASLRFVLVGVVLVYLVQNRPEGLLGHRTETAAAVSLARDGRAGDREATDE
- a CDS encoding branched-chain amino acid ABC transporter permease produces the protein MGIAETYSRGRSLVAEQPLTLLVVVVCALLAVDLVSKIVEGSLSVLSLAIFLKDGLILGLVIGLAGVGLSMTYAILGFANFAHGDYISSGAFAGWATTYVIAGFGTLSVGDLLLLGVSGNADAGTVGVSVVSTPLAVVVGLVVAVVFTILLTLLVDRIVYRPMRDQDGISLLIASVGVALALRYLIAFVFGTSRPGITGGSLPSVTVPGVGIQINAHEATLAVCAIGLLIGVHVVLQYTKLGTAMRAMADNRDLARVTGIPTERVVRATWVIGGGLTGAAGYLITLETGTIAFDFGWVLLLLIFAAVILGGIGSVYGAMFGGLLIGLASTVSLVWIPSDFTTVAAFLVMIFMLLVKPSGLFGGVTTA
- a CDS encoding phosphoglycerate kinase gives rise to the protein MIRTLDDLDCEGVAVGVRIDINSPLSESGLADDARLRAHVETLSELLERGGRVALLAHQGRPGDDDFSTLSAHADRLDELLSAPVDYCDATFSTAARERVAELAAGEAVLLENTRFYAEEYMEFDPERAADTHLVRGLEPALDVYVNDAFAAAHRSQPSLVGFPQRLPGYAGRVMERELDVLGAIEDTPRPRVYLLGGAKVGDSIGVARSVIERDLADVVLTAGLVGNVCLLASGAELGTASAEFVYDQGYWDEIDRAGELLDTADELRVPKDVAIERDGERHEIPVSDLPQETESPAMDVGSETIESYADVIDSAGTVILNGPAGVFEEEIFARGTHDLYSTASEAAYSIVGGGDTAAAIRQLEIEGFDHVSTGGGASLALLAGDSLPAVEALGE